Below is a genomic region from Alosa sapidissima isolate fAloSap1 chromosome 19, fAloSap1.pri, whole genome shotgun sequence.
GTCTCTGTAGGTCTCATGTGAGACACTATGTCCATGCTGAAGGGCTGTGCACTGAATCACTGGATTTGATTGATCAGCCACAACAAACAAAGAACAGATCACCGGCTGCTCATGAGGGCCGAGCTCCAGGGTCCATGTAACGGTATAACTCATAAGACTCTTCCTGACACCGTGGCTCACTGTGGTACGTCGCTCGGTGAGTCATGTCACAGCACGGCACTAATATTATTTCCTCTTTCATTTCCCCTCAGCACTTCCAAGCCCTCCTTTACTCCTCTAATCCACCCTTTGTGTGAGGATACTCACAACCAATAAAccaaccagccccccccccctccaaagaTTTCCATATGACATATAGCCACGTGTGATGGAAAACCCCCTGCACCTCCGCCACATACTATACATTTCCCTTCAAGCTCCGCGAAGAGGGGCTCAGGGGTAGGGGGGGTTAGGGGGACGCTTCCCCCCGCAGGGCCTCTGACGGGCCGGAGGAGGTTCAAACAAAGTGCTAGGTGCTAATGAACAGAGGCCCCGACAAAGTTTGTTTTCCTGCGCCGGGCCAGCGCACATAATGGGCCCTTTCAGGAGCGGGCCGTCTCCGCCATGGAAAGAGCTGGTAAAGAAATCCCATGCCGTCTGCGTGACCTTTCCTTACTTCACACAAACCCATTTGCCTTCTGGGCCCTGTCAGAAGGGGCATAAATATTCATGAGAGAGCAGTGAGATGGACTTTCACTCACACCGCAGCAAGTCTGGAGGGAGAGCCGCGCAAAAAAACAGTGTACACTTTACAggacactaaacacacacagatatatgcaCAAACTGATCGTTTTGGTCCAATATGAAACATTATAAAGTGACCAAAATGTGGTATAAGAGAGAGTCAGGAGAAGGTTGACCCTATTTCACTTCAGAAAAGGAAACCCTCCCAGCTGGTAAcctatgagatgagatgagagtggAGGTCGTTGTGCTATGTGGACACGGACTCCTTCTCAGGGTCTCCCATTGGCCTCCAGAATCATTCATGTGGTCCTACGTTTATTGGAGTCATGTGAGGATCACTTTGAAAGCATTCTCTGGTTTTGTATTTTTGTCAATGTACAGCAACCAGCCTTGATATAGCGAGACCTGATGTTGGCAGATGCACTGTATTCTTGGGCTGGACTTGAGCAGACACGCAGACCGCTTGCCATGATGGAAATAGCAGACCGTCTCACAGAGAATCCCCTCTGTGTGCTGCGAGAGAGATGAGATATGTAGGGCTGCTTTTATTGCTTGTATGTGGTTTTAAATGTATGTGGAAACTCCAAGTGGGGGATTTATTTGATCACTTAGATATAGATATGCTTTAGTGATCAGTTGTATTGACATATTTatagactttttttttcttaatattAAACTGACTATGCTTATGTGCTCTGAGTAACAGCATAATCTTCTTCTTGTGGCACATTTACTGAGGTGAGTCAGGGACAGATTCAAATATATAATACCACCATACAAGCATTTGTCCATATGAGTTTGGCAAACAGTGCCTGTTAAGATTCACAAACATGTCCTACTGCTTAGCTCTTCTCATCAATAACAGGGATATTTAACTGAGGAAGTGTAACTGGAATGACTACTGTAACAGCAGGGcatcatcaacaaaaacaagtgATAAAATCTGAAGATTTTAAGAAAATGTGGTGAGAACATCTTGCTTGTATTTTTTGCTTCTCATTTCAGTAGTTTTAAATATGCTAAAAAGTGAAATATGTTCCATCAGAAAGCTGTGTCTGTGAGTTGTTCCTCTCTGTCCACACTGGAGTGACACTAATGTAGCCATGTTATGCAcagcaatgcattgtgggatcTAGACGGAATTATTTTTAGTTGAGGTTGAAAATTGCAGACCTTGAATCTGGCCTCTGGTTTTTCTGGGTCCTTTTCCCTCGCGATGGCAGATTTGGGCAGTCACTTTTGCCCTGTATCTAACACAACACATTCATCAGGTGCTCAAAATgttatcagtttgtgttttATTGCGTATTGTTATTGCATTTAACTTGCATTTCAGACTGATTTGCttataaaatgtgtgtttggCTGCAAACAGTAACACTGCCCATTTGTTTCAGCCTTTGTCAATTCTCACATTTTTTAAGTAATCTTTTCCAAATATCATATTTTTAATGGCAGACATCATATTTTTGAAGTGAACTCAGATCTTCTTACTAAAGATTTATCGATTTCCTTTAGGGAACGGCATCCTAGGGAGTAAAGTAAAAGAATTCATTAGCCTCTGCAAATGTTTAATTTGATGATTGATTGCAAATACGTAATATGAAACAATGTGTATGACCTGCTACCATAGTCAGAAaaatctttatttttttttcaaatattaCATAGTAGCAATTTCCATTTGGTGTAACACAGAATCCAAACAGGGTAACTGTAAGGCCTTTTGCTAAATCTTATCAATCACTTCATTTCACAATATTATTTAGTTTGGTGTGTCTCCTGTACAACATGGTCTTCAGTTAAGAGAACTTGCATTGGCGTCATTTTAAAATAATCCATGACTATACAGGAAACCAGTAAAGTAAATGAACAAATCATTTTCTTTGCAGGGGCTATTTTCTTAACATGGAACACTTCGTCAATAAGTACTACGTTGCTACATTTGTTAAGGTTAAACCAACAATAAATGTGAGTTGGAAAATGGTGAATACAGAAATTGTGGTGACCTTTTTGAACAGCTAGGCAAACATTTTATATTAGTCGTTTCATATTAGAGtgacatgtaaaaaaaataaatagtctTTGGCAACCCAACTGGTGTGTCTTCCACaccagtgagagagatggatgtgATGAGAAAGGATGAGGCCTTACCTGCTAGTGCCAACGCCAGACGGAACTCCTCACGGAAGAGCTCGAGCACATCACCAACACCCTGTTCCCCctttaaacaacaaacacactctcacaaaagaGCAGTTGCTTATCTTGCGGCACAGTATTGAACTGGAATTGATCTACTGCAGGCAAACTAACtctctacatacagtatacgtGTCTGTCTCACTTCATAGGCCAGGCAAACTAACTCTGCTAAAGGGCCCTTCACACCAAGAATGACAACTAtaacaataaaggcaaaaaagtatcgttctagctaatatgaaagataaaatataaaataaaacgaCATAAAGAACAACATTTTTGGGGATTACATTCAGAGCGActttgagaagaaaaaaaaagctgacTGCCAATCAGAATCCGAGGACAGACTTCTCTTATCGTTGGTCAGCGTGTACGCTTTTATCGTTGAAGTTATCTTTACAGTTATCGTTCCTGCTGTGAACGGCCCTTAATTAACTCTctacatgtaggtgtgtgtctcATCTCATAGCCCAGGCAAATTAACTCTCTACATGTCGGTGTGTGTCACACCTCATAGGCTAGGCCCCAGAGGATGGGACGGCCTAAAAACACAGCTTTGGCCCCCAGTGCGAGGGCTTTGAGGACGTCCGTGCCTCGCCGGACTCCCCCATCCAGGTAAACCTCTGCTCGACCGCCTACAGCCTCCACTATCTCCGACAGTGCGTCCAGCTGCAGAGGGATGAATCAAGGGATCAGTGCCATACTGTTACTGAGAACCGACCACCAAGTTTAACACCAATCTCCGCTGATTCAAAAtgtataaaaagaaaaacactgtgGAGCGGAACGTTTCTTTATCTTTCAATTACTAAGAAATATGATTGTTGCAGTAGGTAGGATGATTTCTTTGTCTGAATGTCTGTGTCTGAATCCATACAACAGATGTCACATTTTCAGATATTTCAAACATGCTTACTGTGGCAGGTACACAGTCCAGCTGTCTGGCTCCATGATTGGACACAAGTATACCATCGACTCCATACTTTACGGCCTCAGCTGCAtcttcagctaaatattttaAACAAATAGAATTAATTCTGCCTGCAGCCTGAAAGAACAGCGATTGAGAAGAAACACTGACCTTGAAATTaacttaaatgttaaaacaggaCCTCACTCTGGTTGTTACAAAATACTCAGTTGTTACCCATAGCAACAGTCCTACAGACAAAATGTCTCTTGGATAGCCCAGCTTGGTACATCTGTCAAAGTGAGCTCCTCATGTGGTGTGTCCAGTCGTGAAGAGAAATACATCTCTGCAGCTGTCACAGAACAATCCTCTGGGCTACCTGTGGATTTCTGTTTTATCCTTTTCATTCAGAAAAATCAACAGGAGGGAAGCATTTGAAAGTCAAAATGGAAGCGAGTCAAAATGCCTTCTAAATCTGATGACCAAGATTTGTTTGCACACTtactatttatatttattttgtgtgGGTGGCAACATTTacttatttttgtttatttacaaagTTATCTACAGTTATCCAAGTCAGAGTGATGTAAGTAACTAATGCTGTGAAAATGGTAAGACATATTATTCTGTGGTTTTTCAGTCCAGAATATATATGGGGCCAAAGCATCCAAATCCAATGTTATTCTGTCTTATAGGCTGCGATATAAATTACCACAGGGCCTGGCCATGTGTGACAGCGAAGGAAGATGATGAAAGGCTTTTTTCATGCTGACGGAGTGCAGGGGGGAAGGGATTAACTGATTTATACCCAAACTTATGTGCTACACATATGAGCTAAGATAATTGATAGTTCCTCCTGGAAGTTTTGGTAAAGAagcctttttttccctcctcgtTTTATAGGCCAGTCCTTGAGTTGGAATTACAGGTTGTCTTACTCGCAAACTAGTGGGCTCTCCTCAGCGTTCAAATAAGTATTCCAGAACTTCAAATGGGTTTTATACATCACTCGCTCTCTGAAATGTTTGTTATCGCTTCTGCAGATATGAACAGGCAAGTGGAGAGACGCCTCTCAGCGGGGCGCAGACAATGTGTTATCATCACAGAGGTGCTGTTTACTCCAAACCACAAGCAAATCACACCAACAGTTTGTCTCCTTTTATCAGCATGTCTGTCCCGGAGCACAGATAAACTCAGGGGGTTGCAGGTTTGATCAGTCACTCATCACCACCAACccccacacattcatacacaaatccaccattaaaaacaaacaaccacTCACTTTTCATCTAAAGGGTGTGTTTTGCACACAGCCAATCAGGGTGAAAGAAGGAACACTGagggcccagtgtgtgtgtgtatgtgtgtgtgtgtgtgtgtggggggggggggggggtggaaggaGAAGAGAGCACCAGAGGGAGTTCCCAAAAAGCTGTGGTGAAACCCAGACACTCTGATCACTTAACCCCTGTTGGATGCCTCACCTCTCAAAACCCCCTTGACCACTATGGGCAGGCGGGTCAGACTCTTCAGCCAAGCCACGTCCTCCCATTGCAGGGTGGGATCGATGGCCTGAGCGACATACACCGCTAGGCCACTATCCTCACCGTAGCCCTCCTTGGATGAGAAGGCTAAATCTGGGGAGTCAAAATTGGACATCCTGTGAAgaagaaaatataaataaaaagataaataaacaaCCAAGAGAGGTAGTCTCTATCTTTTTTGAGAGTgaaggtgaaagagagaaagagagagagagagagagagagagagagagaggtgcctaAATGGAATGAGTCCTGTATGTGTTGTTTTTGGTCTCAGGGGTGAACACGGAGCCAAGGACTCCTTTCGCAAACATCATACAACGCTCGCTCGAcacactgctgttgttgtttaacCACTTTGATTTACGGGGCCAAGAAAAAGATCCCCTAAAGGTTGAGAAGTTCATCGTATGTCACCCGTTGacggaggaggggaagaggttTTTATACGTATGCATAAAAATTACAATGCGGTCGTAAAATGTTTGTATAAACTCTTTGATTTTTTAATTGCCGTCATTCATCTGGCAAGGTGGGGAGGTAGACCGGGGGCTTAAGAGATCTGCATGTGTCTCCCTGTGAATAGCATATTGTAGCAAGTTTTGGCTGACCCTCGAGCAGTTCCTATTAATCCTCTGGAGCGACAGACAGGCTAATCTGTGCTGTGACACGATTAAAAGGTTCCCCCCAGTCTCTCCTTCCATAAATATATAAACGTCCCCTTTAAAGACCGGCAAAGGGCTCACACAGTTGAACAACTTCGAAACTTCGGCTTATTTTTTGAGGAGAgacagttttgtgtgttttttttcagtgCTCACACTTCTTCCCTGCACAAAGCGCAGCTTAGTCTATTGCGACGGTGCAGACTAGCTACTAATCCTTTTCATTTCACTTTTCCCTCTGCTCATCTTGTCTTAATGGCAACTGAATGCATCAtttgttgtgtttattttggTGAAGGCCATGGCAGTAGAGGCCACTAAAACTCTGTGAGTTTACACATTTGCTATGAGTGTGGGGGTAAATATTCCTTCCCATCTGTTTGACCAAAATATGCATATGGCACACCGCATATTGTTTGCTGGCAAACAGACAGGTCAGCTCTGCCTGGTCCAGCTCTTACCTCAAATGAGAGGGCAGCTTAAATCGGTTGCGCACGTCATTGCGCCGCTTGCCAAGGTAAGGTGTGTCCACGGTGACAAAGATGCCCTTATACCCGGCCTTCTCGGCCCTCCTGACCAGCGACTGAGTCAGCGCCCTGTCCTTGTAAATGTACAGCTGCATCCATCGCACGCTGTCTGGGCAGGCCTCCGCCACCTCCTCGATGGTGGATGTGGCCCAGGAGCTCAGCATCATGCCCGTGCCAGCAGTGTGGCACGCtgggggagaagagaagagagaaagaaaaaagacagagagaaagagagagtgagaatagaaagaggagagaaagatggatcTAAGCTATTGGCAGGAGTCCAAATATAGAGCTCTAACTGATCTTTCTGAACATGCACAAGGCAAGCAACAGGCAAGTGTGAAGTCTGACCTCTacatactattattattatatgagcACTCCAGTTGGGATGACACAGTGGGACGCTCTAGACAAGGAGCCTTGAAGGCTCTCCGAAAATTATTTAGCTCAATAGCACCACCCTGTGGTCGAACTAGTTTGACTAAAAAAAACAGTCGCTGTGCGCTCTGTGCTCACTGTGAGGTACATGAAGCATAGGTCTATGAAGATGCAGATACAGGTTTTACATTTTACCAGGTAAAAAAGCTATTTTGTTTTACTGTGCTGCCAAAGCAGAGTCCTTATTCACATCGGCTGACAACTATTTTGAATACTTCTGTGTTTTTTTACCCCTAAACTGTCCATATAGACATTACAGACCATTAGAGCTCATGTTTACCCTTAAATGATTTGTCATGTTTGTATTCTGCGAGAGGCTGTTTACCCGCAGTTTACAATTCAGACTCCAACTGTTGACCCAGATTACCGCTAGGTGAAGGAGGTCCTATTCGACTCTGTCTCTGTACACAGCAGGTCCTCTATTTTGTCAGAGCATAAACATTTCAAGAATATACTATTACTCTTAGGTCAATAAATATTTAGAGCCATCTGATAGAGTTATATCCACAGGCATTTCCCATTCTGTAgcttccctctctgcctctaaCAGATCCCAGTGTGTGCAGGAGATGGCAGTGGAGACCCTAGTAGGCACTTTAAACAGATCAGGAGAGATCAGGAGAGAGCCaccacttgaatttcccctggggatcaataaagtatctatctatctatctatctatctatctatctatctaccactACACAGCGCTGGTAGAGTCTTGCGACCTGGGCAGTGACTCCCTGTTAGGATTTACATTGGTCGGTCCTAAGGTTCTGTGCAGCCAGTCAGACAGactattaaagctgcagttggcaagatttttgtTATCATATTCACCGAACCGGCTGTTCGGTGAATGTTATCATATTCAccgaaaccgacactatgctccgacagaacaaaataaatcagccagttttagaaaaaaacctgcacttcGACCTCCACCTTGAGCCTGTTAtttattttgcaaaatttcacatctcccggttcttctggtccaatcagagcagggctgtatgagatctgtcaatcacagtctggtccagtctggtgcgcactaatgagcacaaactcgataagagggtgctcggtggtagtgggggaggggcattagagttcaaaattttggctaagtcccctcaatctgtcagacttgctaACTGCACCGGCTTTGCTGGTGACATCTCGCCTCATCAAAACAACCCTTTTtctaaataaaacacacacacacacacacacacacacacacacacacacacacacacacacaatgagtttGGATTTTGCAATTATGCTGAATGTCTTACAGTTTACATGCTTATCCGCTGTCTGTATAGTGTTTCAACTGAATGCACATGCGTAAATAAATGAGGGAATTGGTGGCCAGTCAACAGTGACTAAACGAGTTCTGTGTGGATCCTGTAAaactgcaaaccaaccaccccACCTCTCACAGTGGCCGTTTCCCCGTCTGGGTGGGCCATCCTCTGCATGGCAGtggctgccacacacacaggcatactaaGGTGCTGGCCCAGCACCGTCGCCGACAAATCCACCCTGGACACATCCCGGAGCACTCTGGGAAAGAACCGCCACCTGGGCGTGGGAGAGGACAGAGCAGACACATTGGTTATGGATGGGAAAACTGGGGAAACCGGACATCACGGATCAGGCCGGCCCGGACACTTTGGATCAGAATGGACACCATGGATCAGGATGGTGGCACACTGTGAAATCAATGTTTAAGTGTAACAAGTTGGAAATTAATATGGATTTCAGTGGAAAGCTCACACCAGTTTACCTGCTGACAAGTGCTTATGGGGTAGTAGAGTTTGAGTAATGCAATTTTTTCTGCAGTTGTTGCCATGGGATGTTTTTTACAGGCTTGCTATGATGTAGGGGAGTTATGTCTGATCACCCACACAGAGCAGGGccaacagtgaaaaaaaaagagattcaATGCAGAGAAAAATCCGCTAAACACTAACTGCTCCTGACCTCAGGCAAGAAGCACAGGGAGCTGAGCTAAAAATAGGCGGCAAACAAGTCTGAAGGGCTGTAACGGTTGGTGCATTTAAGGTGGAATCCATATATTATTTTGTTAGGTGTTTGCTGACTCACATTAGTTAAAAAGTAAACTAAAAAAACTTTTGAAATATTACCTACCACTATAGAATGTCAAATGTGATTGTGTAACAACCTTTTACAGTTTCaacactgacatttttttttctttattgcaTGGTATTTTCACAGATATACATTGGAAAAAACTTAAATAATCTTAATTGTTAAAAACACATCTTAATATAGTTGTATTTTGTCATTAGTCATTGCTACGTCAGGTGACGTGACCCACTCAAAGAGTAAGGACAACAGAAGGCTTCAGACAACGGTCACACACCTGGAGAATGCGGCTACAGAAACAGTCACATACCTGGAGAATGCGGCTACATTGTCATTCAGTGTGTCTTGTTCATCTGCCCCTGAGACATAGTAATCAAACACCGCCTTGGGGAGAACTCGCTTCGCATGCAGCTCAAAATCAGCAACACACACTGGCTTGTCAGACATGTTTTCCACCAAAGCTACGACCCCAGCAAATACATGTTGTAACAACCCCAGCTATACTGATCTCTAAGTTCAGTAGCGCATGTATAATAAATCATTAACTATACCCCGCTCTGGTACTTTTCAGAGAGTTAACTTGTCAGAAGTTAACCTTTAGAAGATTTTACAAAGGTGTTTGCCTAACCAAGACAATACTTTGGCCTCTGTTGTCGCTTCAGGGCGTTTAACTTGCTTTGTCAGCGGCCTACACAGAACAAATAAAAGCAGAAAATAAACCAATCAATGCTTTTGTTAGAAGCTACTCTCATTTTCATGGTTTACAATGACCCATGACAACCTTCTTTCTGCAGAGTATTAACTTGACTTTTCAGTCTGTTGTGTTGTATGCCCAACCATGTCTCTGCTGTTTGGGTACTGGGGGCCTCCATTTCACCATGCCTCGAATAGACCTCGGGGGTTATCAAAAAGCAGTGCCTACAGAAGAAGCACTGCAACTCTGTAACATCCCTGTGTAGGTTGACGGCAGCAGATATTCCTGGACGTGTTTGAATTTGGCTCTCTTCAAATCCTCCCATGTAGCTTTTACGTAACTGTGTGGTGCTCACAATCCCACACATTACAGAGGGGTTCATGAAAGGATACAGCGCACTCAGCGAACGCACTGCATAGCCTGTGCTGCTCGATACCGACCGAGAGAAACTTTTACAAACCAAGCAGAGCCAAAACCTGTTCTATAGATATGGTACTATAGACTCTGGAGAGTTTGACATCTGGCACAATCTGGTTAATATTTATAGAGTAACAGGGAGATGGAAGAGAGGCACAAAGATCTTTTCAATCTGCAGTGCAATTAAGGACAGCGTACACGACTGATAAGAAAATTATTCGGAAGGAGCGGTAAATGGGATTGACTGCATTAGCTAGATTGTTGCTCATCCAGCATAATCATGGTGGATGTTGCCAAATAGCAAAGGCTGATACGTTGGCAACCAAAGCATAGGTTGTAGGCCAACAGAAATACTTCTGTAAGATGTTTCTTTTACTTTATGCAAAGGCCTTAACCAACTGCAGAAAGTCTGTTCCTTAGTAAAGTACAAGGAAAGCTGAACGTTTACTTTTTGGTACAGGCCTGCTGGTTGTtcgtgaaaaaaagaaaaaaaatgaagaccCATTTAAGGTGACTTTCAGGCGTCTTTCATTCACATCTCTTAACATTTACAATATACTACTTACACATATTGATGTCAGAAATCAGAATTTTCAATTTTCATTTACAAACCAGGTAATAACAGCGTAACATAACATACAAAGTAAAATAATTGGATTGTTTAGAAAAGTCaaagcagtttttttttatctgaaacCTAAACTTCAAAAGACACACAGTTTACACACTTTACACAAAGACAAATATTTCAGTCTGGAAATAGAGCAGTTACAAAATCAACAATGGCACAATCAGACTTCTTGAtgaaaaacaagaaaaacaagtCGGTAGATTACTCTAGTAAAACATTTATCATAACAGAACTTAAAAAGAGCAATGATGGGTCTGATGTTTAG
It encodes:
- the hao1 gene encoding hydroxyacid oxidase 1 isoform X2, yielding MSDKPVCVADFELHAKRVLPKAVFDYYVSGADEQDTLNDNVAAFSRWRFFPRVLRDVSRVDLSATVLGQHLSMPVCVAATAMQRMAHPDGETATVRACHTAGTGMMLSSWATSTIEEVAEACPDSVRWMQLYIYKDRALTQSLVRRAEKAGYKGIFVTVDTPYLGKRRNDVRNRFKLPSHLRMSNFDSPDLAFSSKEGYGEDSGLAVYVAQAIDPTLQWEDVAWLKSLTRLPIVVKGVLRAEDAAEAVKYGVDGILVSNHGARQLDCVPATLDALSEIVEAVGGRAEVYLDGGVRRGTDVLKALALGAKAVFLGRPILWGLAYEGEQGVGDVLELFREEFRLALALAAGTVHMQTGFTWEQGS
- the hao1 gene encoding hydroxyacid oxidase 1 isoform X1 translates to MSDKPVCVADFELHAKRVLPKAVFDYYVSGADEQDTLNDNVAAFSRWRFFPRVLRDVSRVDLSATVLGQHLSMPVCVAATAMQRMAHPDGETATVRACHTAGTGMMLSSWATSTIEEVAEACPDSVRWMQLYIYKDRALTQSLVRRAEKAGYKGIFVTVDTPYLGKRRNDVRNRFKLPSHLRMSNFDSPDLAFSSKEGYGEDSGLAVYVAQAIDPTLQWEDVAWLKSLTRLPIVVKGVLRAEDAAEAVKYGVDGILVSNHGARQLDCVPATLDALSEIVEAVGGRAEVYLDGGVRRGTDVLKALALGAKAVFLGRPILWGLAYEGEQGVGDVLELFREEFRLALALAGCRSLKEIDKSLVRRSEFTSKI